The following proteins are encoded in a genomic region of Cellulomonas sp. ES6:
- a CDS encoding ABC transporter substrate-binding protein, with amino-acid sequence MRTILIPVTAAVVAVLAGCASAPAAAPAAGSGSTAAPVTLTSCGLDVTVPAPPERAVTLEQGATELLLALGLEDRMAGTSYLTDAVAPEYADAYAEVPVLAAQYPTAEQLRATDPDFVYSMRASAFGADAVGARTELADLGVPAYLSANDCEDPSLVTGDTGFDRIFAGVTDLAAVFGVEERGAELVRGQQEVLDAVTAFAPDAGDLDVAWLYSTIDGAPIVAGGTGLPQTLTELAGGRNAFADLDAQWAETSWDEIAQRDPDVLVLADLSRGLAGDSAADKTAMLRDDTVTAELSAVRADRLVAIPATEMDPSVRSVDALATLSDALVGFAGADA; translated from the coding sequence ATGCGAACGATTCTCATTCCTGTCACGGCGGCCGTCGTCGCCGTGCTCGCGGGGTGCGCGAGCGCCCCCGCCGCCGCGCCCGCCGCCGGCAGCGGCTCGACCGCCGCCCCCGTCACGCTGACGAGCTGCGGCCTCGACGTCACGGTCCCGGCGCCGCCGGAGCGCGCCGTCACCCTCGAGCAGGGCGCCACCGAGCTGCTGCTCGCGCTCGGGCTCGAGGACCGGATGGCCGGCACGAGCTACCTCACCGACGCCGTCGCGCCCGAGTACGCCGACGCCTACGCCGAGGTGCCGGTGCTGGCCGCCCAGTACCCGACCGCCGAGCAGCTCCGTGCGACGGACCCGGACTTCGTCTACTCGATGCGCGCCTCGGCGTTCGGTGCGGACGCGGTCGGCGCCCGCACCGAGCTCGCCGACCTCGGGGTTCCCGCGTACCTGTCCGCGAACGACTGCGAGGACCCCTCCCTCGTCACCGGGGACACCGGCTTCGACCGGATCTTCGCCGGGGTCACGGACCTGGCCGCCGTCTTCGGCGTCGAGGAGCGCGGCGCGGAGCTGGTCCGCGGGCAGCAGGAGGTGCTCGACGCCGTGACCGCGTTCGCGCCCGACGCCGGCGACCTCGACGTCGCCTGGCTGTACTCGACGATCGACGGCGCGCCGATCGTCGCGGGCGGCACCGGGCTGCCGCAGACGCTCACGGAGCTCGCGGGCGGTCGCAACGCGTTCGCGGACCTCGACGCGCAGTGGGCCGAGACGAGCTGGGACGAGATCGCCCAGCGCGACCCGGACGTCCTGGTGCTCGCCGACCTGTCGCGCGGGCTCGCCGGGGACAGCGCCGCGGACAAGACCGCGATGCTGCGCGACGACACGGTGACCGCCGAGCTGTCCGCGGTGCGGGCCGACCGGCTCGTCGCGATCCCGGCCACGGAGATGGACCCGTCGGTCCGCAGCGTGGACGCGCTCGCGACGCTGTCGGACGCGCTCGTCGGGTTCGCGGGGGCGGACGCGTGA